From the genome of Acidimicrobiales bacterium:
GTTCGCCACCCCGCCGGACGGGCTGTTCGGGGCGCTCCAGGAGGTGCTCGCCGAGCACGGCATCCTGTTCGTCACCGACGAGGTGCAGACCGGCTTCGGCCGCACCGGCGACCACTTCTGGGGCTACCAGGCCCACGGCGTGGCACCCGACCTCATGACGATGGCCAAGGGCATCGGGAACGGCACCGCGCTCGGCGCCGTGGCCGGCCGGGCCGAGGTGCTCGACAGCATCCCGTCGAACAGCATCTCGACCTTCGGCGGCAACCCGCTCGCCTGCGCCACCGCGCTGGCCACCCTCGACGTGCTGCTGTCGAGGGACCTCCAGGGCAACGCGCAGAAGCAGGGCCACACCCTCGCCGACGCGCTGCACCGCATCGCCGAGCGCCACCCGTTCGTGGCCGACGTGCGGGGCCGGGGCCTGATGCAGGCCGTCGAGACCTGCGTGCCGGGCACGGGCGACCGGCTGGGCGGGCCGGAGCCGTGGCCGGCGGCGGCCGCCGCCTTCATGGAGGAGACCAGGAAGCGGGGGCTGCTCGTCGGCAAGGGCGGGCTCTACGGGAACGTGCTGCGCATCGCGCCGCCGCTCAGCGTCACCGACGACGAGATGGCCGAGGCGACGGCGATCCTCGCCGACGCCGCGGACGCGGTCGCGGCCGGGCTCTGATCCGCACGACGGGGGAGGGAACAACCGAGTGACCACCTTGATCGCCAACGGCACCGTGCTGAGCGCCACCGGGGCGAGCCGGGCCGACGTGCTGATCGACGGCGAGCGCATCGTCGCCCTGGTCGAGCCCGGGTCGACCGCGCTCGGCGCCGACCTCGCGGCGAGCGCCGACACCGTGATCGACGCCACCGGCAAGTACGTCGTGCCGGGCGGGGTCGACGGCCACACGCACATGGAGCTGCCCTTCGGTGGCACCTTCGCGTCCGACACGTTCGAGACCGGCACCAGGGCGGCGGCCTGGGGCGGCACCACCACGATCGTCGACTTCGCCGTCCAGCGGACCGGCGAGCGGGTGCAGGACGGCCTGGCCGCGTGGCACGCCAAGGCCGACGGCCAGTGCGCCATCGACTACGGCTTCCACCAGATCGTCGGCGGCGTGGACGACGACTCGCTGAAGGCCATGGACGAGCTGGTGGCCGAGGGGCTCACCAGCTTCAAGCTGTTCATGGCCTACCCGGGCGTCTTCTACTCCGACGACGGCCAGATCGTGCGGGCCATGCAGACGGCGGCGGCCAACGGCTCGCTCGTGATGATGCACGCCGAGAACGGCATCGCCATCGACGTGCTCGTCCAGCAGGCGCTGGCCAGGGGCGACACCGCGCCCCGCTACCACGGCCTCACCCGCCCGTGGGAGACCGAGGAGGAGGCCACCCACCGGGCGATCATGCTGGCCAAGCTGACCGGGGCGCCGCTCTACATCGTCCACATGTCGGCCATGCAGGCGGTCGCCACCCTCGCCGCGGCGCGGGACCAGGGCTGGAACGTGTTCGGCGAGACCTGCCCGCAGTACCTGTACCTGTCGCTCGAGGAGCACCTGTCGGCCCCCGGCTTCGAGGGCGCCAAGTACGTGTGCTCCACGCCGCTGCGCTCCCGGGAGGAGGGCCACCAGGAGGCGCTGTGGCGCTACCTGCGCACCGACGACCTCTCGGTCGTCAGCACCGACCACTGCCCGTTCTGCTTCAAGGAGCAGAAGGAGCTGGGCATCGGCGACTTCTCGAAGATCCCGAACGGGATCGGCGGCGTCGAGCACCGCATGGACCTGATCTACCAGGGCGTGGTCGACGGGAAGCTGTCCCTCGCCCGGTGGGTGGAGCTGTGCAGCACCACGCCGGCCCGCATGTTCGGGCTGTACCCCCGCAAGGGCGTGATCGCCCCGGGGTCCGACGCCGACGTGGTCGTCTACGACCCGGACGGCACGACGAGGATCGGGGTCGAGACCCACCACATGAACATGGACCACTCCGCCTACGAGGGCACCGTCGTGCAGGGCCACGTCGACGTCGTGCTCTCCCGGGGCACCGTCGTCGTCCGGGACGGCGAGTACACCGGCCGCAAGGGCCACGGCCGCTACCTGCCGCGCGGCCAGTCGGAGTACCTCCTGTGACCCGGCGCATCGACCACTGGATCGGCGGGAAGCTCGTCCCGTCCACGTCGGGCCGCTCCGGGCCGGTGTACGACCCGGCCACCGGTGAGACCCAGGCCGAGGTCGGCCTGGCGTCGGCGGCCGAGGTGGACGACGCCGTCGCCGCCGCGGCCGACGCCTTCCCGGCGTGGCGGTCGGCGTCGCTCTCCCGGCGCACCGAGATCATGTTCCGGTTCCGCCACCTGCTCGACGACCGCCGGGCCGAGGTGGCCGCCGTGCTGTCCTCCGAGCACGGCAAGGTGCGGGCCGACGCGGCCGGCGAGCTGGCCAGGGGCATCGAGAACGTCGAGTTCGCCTGCGGCGCGCCCGCGCTGCTGAAGGGCGGGTTCACCGAGCAGGCGGCGACGGGCGTGGACGTCCACACCGTCCGCCAGCCCCTCGGCGTGGTCGCCGGCATCACGCCGTTCAACTTCCCGGCCATGGTCCCGCTGTGGATGATCGCCAACGCCGTCGCCTGCGGGAACACGTTCGTGCTGAAGCCGAGCGAGCGGGACCCGTCGGCCCCGCTGCTGCTGGCCGAGCTGTTCGCCGAGGCCGGGCTGCCCGACGGCGTGCTCAACGTCGTCCACGGCGACGCCGAGGCCGTCAACCGGATCCTCGAGCACCCGGGCGTCGCCGCCGTGAGCTTCGTCGGCTCCACGCCCGTCGCCCGCCACGTCTACGAGACCGCCACCCGTCACGGCAAGCGGGTGCAGGCCCTCGGCGGCGCCAAGAACCACATGGTCGTGCTGCCCGACGCGGACGTCGGCATGGCGGCCGACGCCGCCGTGTCCGCCGCGTACGGGTCGGCCGGCGAGCGGTGCATGGCGATCTCGGTGGTCGTGGCCGTGGGCGACGTGGCCGAGCCCCTCGTGGCGGCCATCGCCGAGCGGCTCCCGAAGCTGCGCATCGGCCCGGGCACCGACCCCGAGGCGGAGATGGGCCCCCTGATCACGAGGGAGCACCGGGACCGGGTGGCGTCCTACCTCGACGCCGCCACCGAGGACGGCGCCACCGTCGTCGTGGACGGCCGGGAGCGCCGCTTCGACGGCGACGGCTTCTTCCTCGGCGCCTCCCTGGTCGACCACGTCCGCCCGGGCATGCGGGTGTACGAGGACGAGATCTTCGGGCCCGTGCTGTCGGTCGTCCGGGCCGGCACCTACGACGAGGCCGTCGGGCT
Proteins encoded in this window:
- a CDS encoding CoA-acylating methylmalonate-semialdehyde dehydrogenase, with protein sequence MTRRIDHWIGGKLVPSTSGRSGPVYDPATGETQAEVGLASAAEVDDAVAAAADAFPAWRSASLSRRTEIMFRFRHLLDDRRAEVAAVLSSEHGKVRADAAGELARGIENVEFACGAPALLKGGFTEQAATGVDVHTVRQPLGVVAGITPFNFPAMVPLWMIANAVACGNTFVLKPSERDPSAPLLLAELFAEAGLPDGVLNVVHGDAEAVNRILEHPGVAAVSFVGSTPVARHVYETATRHGKRVQALGGAKNHMVVLPDADVGMAADAAVSAAYGSAGERCMAISVVVAVGDVAEPLVAAIAERLPKLRIGPGTDPEAEMGPLITREHRDRVASYLDAATEDGATVVVDGRERRFDGDGFFLGASLVDHVRPGMRVYEDEIFGPVLSVVRAGTYDEAVGLVNDNPYGNGCAIFTRDGGAARQFEFDAVCGMVGVNVPIPVPVAYYSFGGWKASLFGDTAMYGPAGIDFYTRTKVVTSRWPDPATSAVDLGFPRTR
- the hydA gene encoding dihydropyrimidinase gives rise to the protein MTTLIANGTVLSATGASRADVLIDGERIVALVEPGSTALGADLAASADTVIDATGKYVVPGGVDGHTHMELPFGGTFASDTFETGTRAAAWGGTTTIVDFAVQRTGERVQDGLAAWHAKADGQCAIDYGFHQIVGGVDDDSLKAMDELVAEGLTSFKLFMAYPGVFYSDDGQIVRAMQTAAANGSLVMMHAENGIAIDVLVQQALARGDTAPRYHGLTRPWETEEEATHRAIMLAKLTGAPLYIVHMSAMQAVATLAAARDQGWNVFGETCPQYLYLSLEEHLSAPGFEGAKYVCSTPLRSREEGHQEALWRYLRTDDLSVVSTDHCPFCFKEQKELGIGDFSKIPNGIGGVEHRMDLIYQGVVDGKLSLARWVELCSTTPARMFGLYPRKGVIAPGSDADVVVYDPDGTTRIGVETHHMNMDHSAYEGTVVQGHVDVVLSRGTVVVRDGEYTGRKGHGRYLPRGQSEYLL
- a CDS encoding aspartate aminotransferase family protein — protein: MSGDLLRRHRAVTPSWLALYYEQPIELVRGEGRHVWDADGQRYLDFFAGILTTSVGHAVPEVVEAIREQAGRLLHTSTLYLSTPLVELAERLSELSGIPGAKVFFTASGTEANEAALLAATCFRRSNQVIALRNSYHGRSFGTVAITANRSWSPTSLSGLQVSFVHGGYRLRSPFRHLDDEGYVAACVQDLRDVIDMCTSGDVACMIAEPIQGVGGFATPPDGLFGALQEVLAEHGILFVTDEVQTGFGRTGDHFWGYQAHGVAPDLMTMAKGIGNGTALGAVAGRAEVLDSIPSNSISTFGGNPLACATALATLDVLLSRDLQGNAQKQGHTLADALHRIAERHPFVADVRGRGLMQAVETCVPGTGDRLGGPEPWPAAAAAFMEETRKRGLLVGKGGLYGNVLRIAPPLSVTDDEMAEATAILADAADAVAAGL